The sequence TGACACAATTGGATTTTTGTCCTTCGCACTAGCAACTTGCATTGTCTTTGCGACTAAACTTACCCCAGAATTTTGAACTGTTCGTGTATTATCACGCTCTTTTGTATGATAAGTAACTCCGTTAATCAAATAACTAGAGTACTTTAACACTTGATTGTTAGGTCCACGCGCTATCCACTTCAATCTTTCGGATATTTGACAGGTGGAATTGCCAACTGCACTCACACGATCACGTAACCAGTGAATAAAAGTCCGGTTATGCTCATCTTGTAACCACTTTTTGGACTTAGCTTTATGAGGAAACGTTTCCTTCAAAAATTCCATGTGTTTCCTAATGGAACAATTACTGATAAGTTATCCAATAGAATGTAAGTaaagtgaaaaaaatattaatagttaAGAGAAATTACTCGATATAAGGATCGACGTCAACATCATTTTCCAATACATAACGATGTGCTTGATTCAACTCATCATGACAAGTGGAGTGCAATACTGAACCAGACAGAGGCTTAGTAAGTTGTATTTGCCGATGTCTTGACGGGATCCCAATTGTATGCACATTAGACATGTAATCCGAGCAAAATTCCACAGCCTCTTCAGCAATATAACATTCGGCTATACACCCTTCAGGACGATTGCGATTTCGCACATAGTCTTTCAAGGTCTTCATGAATCTTTCAAATGGGTACATCTGCCTATACCAAACCGGTCCACACAATTTGACCTCCCGAACAAGATGAACAGTTAAATGAATCATTATATCAAAAAAGGATGggggaaaatatttttcaagcaaACACAATACTGTCACAATCTCTCTTTGCAGAGCATCCAACTCTGAGACATTTATCACTTTATTACATAACACATTGAAGAAGCCACAAAACCGAGTGATAGCATCTCTAACATGTTTAGGCAAGACACCACGGATGGCGACTGGAAGCAATTGTTGCATCAAAGTGTGATAGTCGTGTGATTTAAGGCCAACAAGTTTCAAGTCTTTCATCGACACAAGATTTTTAACATTGGATGAATAACCTGTAGGGACCTTTGTTTCAGACAAAGAATTGCAAAGTTTTCTTTTCTCAGCCTTACTTAGATTATAACATGCTGCTGGTAAAAAAGTTCTCTTCTCCCCCATCTTTGGTGCCAAATCAGCCCTCAAATTCATCTCCACAAGATCTAGTCTTGCTGCTACCCCGTCCTTTGATTTTCCAGGAATGTCAAGTAACGTACCGACCAAACTTTCACAAACATTTTTTTCAATGTGCATCACATCAAGAACATGCCGAACATGTAGATGTTTCCAatactcaagctcaaagaaTATAGATTTCTTTTTCCAGCAAGATTTTTTATCACCATGCTGCATCTGACACTTCCCACTCACTTTTCCCGGGCGATAattaattctttcaactctatCTAAAATTTCATGCCCAGTTAATGGTTTCGGTGCGGGGTTTAACTCTTGGTTCCCATTAAATGCTTTTTTCTGCCTTCGATAAGGATGACTTGGAGGAAGAAATCTTCTGTGGCCTGTGTATGACATTTTTTTACTATGCTTCAACCTTGTAGAACATGTTTCTTCCCCACAAACAGGACATGCATGATATCCTTTCACAACACAACCTGACAAGTTCCCATATGCAGGAAAATCATTGATTGTCCATAGTAAGACAGCTCTAAGTGAGAAACTTTCTTCTCGACATGCATCATATGCCTCAACACCTATAtcccataatttttttaagtcaTCAATCAAAGGTGCTAGGTAAACGTCAATATCATTTCCCGGCTGTTTAGGACCAGAAATCAACAAAGTGAGCATCATAAACTTTCTCTTCATACACAACCATGGAGGAAGATTGTAAGTTATCATCACAACTGGCCAACAACTATATGCAGAACTCATTAAACGATGAGGATTGATCCCATCTGCTGATAAGGCCAATCTAAGATTTCTAGGTTCAGCAGCAAAATCTGGCCACTTGTGATCAACTACTTTCCAAGCGGGCGCATCGGCCGGATGACGCAAGTGTCCATCACGaattcttttatcagcatgcCAAGTTAACTCCTTGCATATCTCCTTGttccgaaacaatctttgaaaTCTTGGAATAGGTGGGAAGTACCAAAGGACCTTTGCAGGAACTCCTTCATTTATCGTAGAATTTTTACCCAACTTCCACCTTGACATCCTACAAATAGGGCAATTGGAAAAACCCTCGTACTCCTTCCGGTATAAGATACAATCATTCGGACAAGCATGaattttcacataattcatcccTAATGCACACAAGCTTTTCTTTGCATCATACAAAGATGAAGGCAATTCATTGTCATCTGGAAGCATTTCTCCGAACAAACTAAGTAAGTCTGTGAAACTTTTATCACTCCAACTATATTTTGCCTTCAAGTTATACAATTTCACAAGTGCTGATAACTTTGTAAATTTTGTACATCCAGGAAACAAAGGTTTCTCGGCATCTTCAAGTAGCTTATGGAATTGGTTTGGATTTTCAGCATAACTGTCGTATGCTGCATGTACCATATCAAAAGGGTCCTCAGCAAAAGTTTTTTGTTCATCTCGCCCTACTTGATCACTGTAATTCATTGAGTTGTCGATCGTAGATCTTTCCCCATGCCAAATCCATTTATGATATGTTAAATCTATACCATTACAACACAAATGTGCTCTTATAGTGTCAACATCTTTCAGCTTCAGATTACCACATCTTGAACATGGGCAAGCTATTTCATTCGGATCGGTAGCGTTTCGCATTGCAAACTTCAAGAAAGACTCTACCCCAACCTCATATTCATGTGATAACCTATTTTTTGACATCCACTCTTTGTCCATCTTTTTAATAGCTAATGAGTCAAAGAACTGATTAAAAAATGATGCAAAGAACTCTAAAAGCATGGTAAGGTTAAAGAAggtataaatgataaaaatcacccaaaaaaaatgaattttacaaGTAAGCAACAAATTTGATGGtcatacttccaaaaatcagaaataagaaatgaagaaaattattgtttttttaatgtCCAGAAATGGTATCTTTCAAACTTTTTTCCCTAgcaaactctttttttttttcctattttttaaTGTCAAGAAATGGTATTTTAAATGGTAACTTCACAAACTCTTGAAGTTAGACTTTGCAAGAGATTTtaatcttaaaattttaaaaaaaaaataacaaaaatagaaGGTTCAGAAAACCCACCACAAGTCTGAAAAAAATTGCAGAAAAATACTTGAACAAAGTGGGGTACCAACCTTTTTTAATGTTAGGCAAACTTCTGAAAAATCTCCGGGAGCAATCAGTTTTGTGGATGCAAGTTTGGTCAATTCAGTAACAGCCTCTTTTCTCTCCGACCATTTAGCAGCtttctgaaaaataaatagCAACCATTACACTTAAATAACAAACATTAAAAACTGAAACAACAACAAGATATACGGAAAAAACTAATTAATGAACAAGGCACAAGACAAAAAAGAGGAACACAAGATAATTTACGAGATAAAACTTGCCTAGACAGAGAATCCAAAATGAAGATATCCATGTAGACCAAAGGAGAAGGAAGGCCACACTTTGAAATGAAGGCTCGACAGATTAATTGGATGTTTAAAAGAACATCGATATATTAGAGATTTAGATTGCATTACCTATTTGCTGCTCACaacattcatgcataatatcaGTATATCACAAACTTACGTTTGGCATA comes from Henckelia pumila isolate YLH828 chromosome 4, ASM3356847v2, whole genome shotgun sequence and encodes:
- the LOC140862789 gene encoding uncharacterized protein, which gives rise to MFLCTVCIILDSGNSNVSKNGKLLKDDGNTGEVQSSKVTSSSGTHHSSSDDNARQLLAEQLPKDSSEIDAFSSSPCKQEPQIPNLKAKIINLAAKAAKWSERKEAVTELTKLASTKLIAPGDFSEVCLTLKKFFDSLAIKKMDKEWMSKNRLSHEYEVGVESFLKFAMRNATDPNEIACPCSRCGNLKLKDVDTIRAHLCCNGIDLTYHKWIWHGERSTIDNSMNYSDQVGRDEQKTFAEDPFDMVHAAYDSYAENPNQFHKLLEDAEKPLFPGCTKFTKLSALVKLYNLKAKYSWSDKSFTDLLSLFGEMLPDDNELPSSLYDAKKSLCALGMNYVKIHACPNDCILYRKEYEGFSNCPICRMSRWKLGKNSTINEGVPAKVLWYFPPIPRFQRLFRNKEICKELTWHADKRIRDGHLRHPADAPAWKVVDHKWPDFAAEPRNLRLALSADGINPHRLMSSAYSCWPVVMITYNLPPWLCMKRKFMMLTLLISGPKQPGNDIDVYLAPLIDDLKKLWDIGVEAYDACREESFSLRAVLLWTINDFPAYGNLSGCVVKGYHACPVCGEETCSTRLKHSKKMSYTGHRRFLPPSHPYRRQKKAFNGNQELNPAPKPLTGHEILDRVERINYRPGKVSGKCQMQHGDKKSCWKKKSIFFELEYWKHLHVRHVLDVMHIEKNVCESLVGTLLDIPGKSKDGVAARLDLVEMNLRADLAPKMGEKRTFLPAACYNLSKAEKRKLCNSLSETKVPTGYSSNVKNLVSMKDLKLVGLKSHDYHTLMQQLLPVAIRGVLPKHVRDAITRFCGFFNVLCNKVINVSELDALQREIVTVLCLLEKYFPPSFFDIMIHLTVHLVREVKLCGPVWYRQMYPFERFMKTLKDYVRNRNRPEGCIAECYIAEEAVEFCSDYMSNVHTIGIPSRHRQIQLTKPLSGSVLHSTCHDELNQAHRYVLENDVDVDPYIEKHMEFLKETFPHKAKSKKWLQDEHNRTFIHWLRDRVSAVGNSTCQISERLKWIARGPNNQVLKYSSYLINGVTYHTKERDNTRTVQNSGVSLVAKTMQVASAKDKNPIVSDMIFYGVIQEIWELDYHKFQVPMFKCNWVENNNGIKVDDLGFTLVNLNRIGFKSDSFILGSQAKQAFYIEDPKDPTWHVVLSTPTKDYIEYMNCDELENESIHYQCSTRGFVSMKSLDDDGTDENEPPCIREDCDGTWVENN